The genomic interval GTGACGGACTGGCGCGTGCTGAAATAACCGCGATGTGCGGGAGGGAGCAGGGGACACTCCGGTGCAATACTCTGAGTACCACGAGGAGAGACTAagaaggaaaggaggaaaataaTGAGCCCGGGAATGGACCTGTGGGAGACGCTGCGGCattctgacagagaggagggctgGCTGCATGCAGCTACTGaggagacactgtgtgtgtgtgtgtgtgtgtgtgtgtgtgtgtgtgtgtgtgtgagtgtgtgcgtcgGGATGGAAGTGagggtatgagtgtgtgtgtgtgtgtgtgtgtgtgagtgtgtgtgtgtgtgtgcgtgcgtgtgtgtgtgtggatgtgagtgtgtgtgtgtgtgtgtgtgtgtgtgtgtgtgtgtgtgtgtgtgtgtgtgtgtgtgtgtgagtgtgtgcgtcgGGATGGAagtgagggtatgtgtgtgtgtgtgtgtgtgtgtgtgtaggtggagGTTGGGGTATgggtgtgcatgggtgtgtgtgtttctgtgtatgtgtgtgtgtgtgtgtgtgaatgtgtgcgtcAGGATGGAAGTGagggtatgagtgtgtgtgtgtgtgtgtgtgtgtgtgtgtgtgtgtgtaggtggagGTTGGGGTATgggtgtgcatgggtgtgtgtgtttctgtgtatgtgtgtgtgtgtgtgtgagtgtgtgcgtcaGGATGGAAGTGagggtatgagtgtgtgtgtgtgtgtgtgtgtgtgtgtgtgtgtgtgtgtatgtttgtgtgcgtgtgcgtgcgtgtgtgcggatgtgtgtgtatgtctgtgtgtatgtttgtgtgggtggaggtgagggtatcagtgggtgtgtgaatgcgtgtaggtgtgtgtttgtgtgcttcgGCAGGGTGGTGGTTGGGAGGGTAGTCTTCAGCGCATTCTCTTCTCCAGCTTGATCCAGATCCCCTTCTCTGGCCTCAGGATGAGCTCCCCTAGGGGGCGCAGTTCCTCCCGATTCTGTGTGGCCTCGATGTTGAAGTTGCGCAGAATCGATGCCAAGACCACCTTCTCCTCCATCACGGCGAAGCGCTGGCctgcaacaacacacacatccttaaagatttaaaagcagatactgcacacaaagacacatgtacacacacacacacacacacagatacacatctgagcacagacacacatgcatgcaaacagcacacacatatgcacatatccATTcataaacaaagacagacacacatatttaccagttcatgcacacacacacacactcattcacatgcTGTGCAAAAAAGTGTGCAACACACAAAACcttacagagacagaaatacatgcaaacattcaAATATACATATTCACAAGCACATAAAGTAGACATACACAGATaaatcacagaaacagacactAAGGACAGTATAACAGTTCACATGGTAGGCAgcacataacacataaaaaatacagatacacacctATGCAGGGatagacatatacacacagacccAACCACGCACACATATAATCTATGCGTAAATTATTCacatataattataaattaatacCAGAGCTGCAACACTATCCTTTATGAATAACCTCTTGTGCTTTGTCTCTCCAAAAAGCGAGGCAGAATTTCTCAATAACCATTtttctcaaaggaaaaaaaatacaaaacagaagtTCAGAAATCTAAAGCgtgtttgcaaaaaaataataaataaaataataataaataaaaaatgacaacataatAGCATGATTCCCAGAGCTTCATGTGTTTGCCGGTGTCTCTGTGGAGACTCTTACTGGAAGACAGAAGTTATTGTTCCTGCCCGCCATGTTTCATGAATGATTGATTTTGCGAGCCGGACGGACAGAGTGAGACAAAAGGTAGTGATTAGGGCCTGCTGTCATGGCACATCCTCAATGACATGCAAAGTGACCTCTCTGAAAAAAGATCCAGCCCCATTTCACATCCCCGTGCTGCACAGAACGTCCAGATGGGCAGTCATGAGCTGTAGGATGCTTAACGACCCAAAATGCACATCACACattactgtatactgtgtacTTTAAACCGGAAAGCGATAATTTACCAGctgctccagaaaaaaaaaaaaaaaacattagcagatactcttatccagagcgacttaataggttacaatttttacatgctatccatttatacagctggatatttactgaggttaagtaccttgcctacgggtgcagcagtgccacagcagggaattgaaccggcaacctttcggttccaagccctgctccttaccaatatgctacactgcctccccataACCAGTATTCCGCCGGGCACAGCGCAAGTTTGAACACCGCAGTGGGAACACAGACAAGGGCAAAATAGCCGGGTTTAAATAATCAAGGAACCAAGAGCTTGAGGAGGGGGTCACgtttctggggggggggcacagaggggcGGCTACGTACCGATGCAGTTCCTCAGGCCGGCCGAGAATGGGATGAAGGCATACGCGTGCCTCCCGGCGGAATTCTCCGGCAGAAAACGTTCCGGGCGGAACTCCTCGGGGTCGGGGAAGTAGCGGGGGTCACGGTGAAGGGCGTACGGCATGATGATGGCATTGGCACCTTTTGGGACCTTGAAGCCATCTACAGAGGCACAAGGAGTGGAGCTCAGCAACATGCAACGCTGACCGCagaaacaaattacattacatcactgtcatttagcagatgctcttgcaCAAGTAACAatttttacgtgttatccatttatacagctgcatatttactgaggttacCAAAgttacagcagtagtgccccagaatcaaaccagcaacctttcagttacgagccctgctgccttaccactatgctatactgctgctaTTCTTCATCCATAGACTACGTTCTGCAGCATTAACAGGTGCTGACAGCAACACTACATGTAATTAGCATCCTGCAAAACATCAGATATAATTAACACGtagcactgtaaaaaaaatctgtttacgaaagctataaaaaaaaaaaaactactgggTGGAGCTGAATGAAAAACTTTTCACATGGATGGCAGACAATAATCTCctcacattcatacagcttTTTGCATCCCTCCCTTGTCCTGGGACTGCGGCTGTCCAGTTGTTGGACCCCTGAGCTCAAAGcacccagctgcataaataagTAATAggcactgtaaaatattaactCTGTCAGCCACGCTAGAGGGATGCTTCTGCTACTGCTGGCAAACAAAATGCCACCAATACTACTACGCTACTACGGGCACTACTACTACAGCTGATATTACTACTGCCACTATGGCTGCTGCCGCGCCTGGTATTGCTAACAATACTactaaaaatgaataaataccaATAATAGCAGTAATGAAAGAGGCAGGCGTGTGGGACTCACTGATGTGGCAGTCCTCACAGATGCTGCGGGCGAAGAAGGGGACGGCAGGGAAGAGGCGCAGGGACTCCTTGATGACGCACTCCAGGTAGCGCAGTTTCTTCAGGTCCTCCGTGTTAATGGGCCTGTCCGACTGGCCTGGGACACAGGGAGCAGGGGTTTACGTTAGATTACCTTACATTGTCGTCATTTACCAGACGCCCTTATCCTGAGCGGCTTACATACATGTAGGTTACAGCGCTATCCGTTtgtacagctggttatttaccCAGGCAATTGTGCGTTAAGTACTTTCCCCAAGgttgcaacagcagtgccccagcaaggaatcaagccagcaacctctttaagacctgctccttaacactatgccacactgctacactgttTACTGGAGTAGCACTGATACTCTGGCCTGAGACACAGGGATCAGTGGCTTACTGGATTATGTACTATTACTTACTGTTTACTCTAGACTGGGGATCATGTGTGGGAATCTATTACATACTGCACTATGCTGCCACTCCGTAGGGCACTCAGCTCGATCGCTGCAGAAAGGAGAGAACCTCCAGTATAAATaagtgtataaatgtataaataagtGAGAATGTGTATGATGTAGTAGAAGTCGCCCTCAATGAAGCCATTAGCCATTCACGCAAGTGATGTCATGTTTAAAGCAAACTGGCAGTAGCGACAGAGGGGTTTTCGTGGGTTTACCAAACACTTCCTGGAGCTCCAGCTGAACTTTCCTCTGAACCTCCGGGTGAGAGCCAATTAGGTGAATGGCCCAGTTCATGGATGCTGCTGTAGTGTCATGACCCTACCAGAGGGGGgagacaaaaatacacaaactgtCATCAACCCTCAAAATACCTGGACAATATTACATACTACATACATACCACCTTCTTATTTCTAATTCTCATCTATTGCTAATTTCCTTTCTATTATTGTTAATAATCTAAGTTAATTGCATTTAGCGTGTGCTCAAAGGCCATAAAGATACTGAATACAGCAAACAGAGGACTCTGCTCTTGGATTCATACGGATCAAAACATTGGTAATGACAATTTCTACATGTATCAAGCATGCAGAGAAAATAATCCCTGTGTGATAACTTTATAGAATGTATGAAAAGAACACTTTGAGCGCTTTCACTACTTGCGCTTTGTGTGATTAAAGTAATGTTCAGTCTCCACTGTACCTGAGGCTGATGTTTCTGTGGCAACAACTGGCTCTTAAACGCAAGCCAACTATAAAAAGACACTTAGATGGATGTGTGCCTTGATTTTACTGTGTAGCAGGGTAACACTACAGCAAATGAAAGGGGCTCATTTCAATGTAAAGAAACGGATAAATTCAGCAGAATTCTCCTCGATGCCAGATGATTCACCCAATACATTACCCACCCAGCTCTCTGTTTTTTCTACTTAAATGAGACAACTCAAATCCTGCTTAGATGATTTAAGCATTAAGGTCATGTCATTAACCTCAgaccattaatttaaaaaactaaGCCTCATGTTTTTTGTGCTACCCTTTTGAAGACACCATCATATCCACACTGATTTGGATACACACTGAATGCATACCAAATTTTAATGTTCCGCTCTGCAAATACAGCCTTCCAAGGCCCATGCCGAATCTATTCTTGCTTTGCAGTGGAAAGCTGAGTAGATCACGCCTGCCCAAAGAAGGGTTAACAAAACAGACTCTGCTTTTTAGCCCCTTAAATCCTACTAGACTATATGAATGTGCCCTGTGCCTCTCTGATAAGAGACAAGCGAGGAtgttcctggatcagtttgTGTTCTGTGCTTCCTTGATAAGAGGAACGCGAGGATGTTCTGGGATCAGTCTGTGTCCTGCACTTCCGTGATAAAAGAAAAGTGAGGGtgttcctggatcagtttgTGTCCTGCACTCCTATGATAAGAGAAAAGTGAAGGCAttcctggatcagtttcagctGGTAATTATTCAGAGTTGAGACTCTGACCTGGCCTTGTGGGAGATCAGATGTGGCAACCTGGCCAATAggatatgtaatttaaaatttctacaaaaaaacttaggaaaaaacaaacacacacacacacacactcacacacacattacacacattacactcaTGGTAGCatatgaaatccaaaatataaggaatgcatattttaatgcagTTGAAAATATGAAGCAtatatttgtgaaatatatcAACTATTGCATGAATATATTAACAGCATGCATATATATTAACAGTTGCATTCAtattttctatgtatttttatattttaattatgcagtttattttgacatgtgtTGTCAAAGATGATTTGaagattaaaaattaaaataaatatttctatgattaattttaaatgcatacagtacatgtaccATGCATTAATGTTCACACTGCTCACGTTCTGCTCACAGGCTGTGTTCCTACATGACCCCTGGTGCCTTTGCTCACTGTTCAACAAGTTATTTGCTGAAAAAGTAaaacttcagtgtttttttatgatttcacaGTTCACTCTAATGAGTACTACACATGATTTCCTCAGATTTTAATTTCTGACCACATATCACCTATAGCATGCATTATCTTTTAATAATATGCAAGCACATACCCCCACAGCAGTGCACAATCTTTTCATTTCACCCTGTTAAGTATATTAccatataaattacattttcataaagatCAGCGTTCAGTCGATCTGCCCCATGTTGTTTTGCACACACAAGCTTATGTGTCACTCCAGTGCAGAGTATTGTATAATACGACCATAAGagtgacactgacactgaactgtgtgtgtttacagaatCAGGGCCTGAAAAACAAGCTGACCGCATGTTTCAGCCCGTACCGTAAACAGCCTTTTCCCAGAAGCGCTGTGTCCCACCAGGGCTGAGGGggtgaggattttttttacctcaaaCATGAAGGTGTCCACCTCCTCCTGGATGTCTTTGTGGGTCAGCTTGTTGCCGTCCTCGTCCGTGGTCTTCAGGAGCATGTCCAGGAACGCCCTTCGCTTCTTCATGCCCTGGTCCGACTCACTGTCGGACTCTATGTAAGCGATGTACTCTGCTCTCTCATAAATCACCTGCAGGGAGGGAGATCCagtctttacattacattattgtcatttaccattgtattacattaccCGGAGCCACAAACATAGGGtacaattttgtccatttatacagctgcatatttaccgAGGCAAGTGTGCGTTAAGTATCTTGTCCAAGGGTgtaacaacagtgccccagcggggaatcagaCCAGGAGCCTTTTGGTTACTAACCCTGCTCcctaccattacattacatggctacccagttttgcttttaaaagggGAGCAAGGTGCAATTCAAAGGATGTTTGGAAGCACCAATGATTTATACAGCAGCCTTATAAGGAcctcttgctgtgtgtgtttccttatGGCCAACCAAACCCTTTCCCTGTGTTGTTAAAGGTTGACTTGAAAGCATTTAGTTAAATCTGAAATTTGACGTATGTGTTACATGACAATGTGCAAGAAAGTACCAAGGTTTTTTATTCAAAGAACACATAATCAAACGTGTAATTACAGATTACCAAAAAAAAGTAGCAGCTAAGGGGAAACAGGTGCGTTTTGTGGTTTGCGTAATCAGACTGTATGTCATTAGCCTCTATGTCATCTTAGCCCTACACCTTTCGATTAAATCCAAACCCAATCACGCTATGTGACATGGCACAGACAACACCTCTGGTATATTATTACTATCTACTATCTACCACTGGATTACTATCTGGGATAAATTCAAAAGGAGAGCAGGACCAGGTTGATGGATCAtgtcacacactctctgccCCAGCTGTGaacctctccctcactcacactctctgtgAAGGAGTGGAGGACCTTCAGGCTTCTGTTATgttccttcccctcccccagggAATAGTAGACAAAATCCGGCCAATACCACGGCATCCTCTGTCTGCGGGTTATGATGTCACTCATCCTACCAGAGAGAACAACAGGTCAGTGAACCTGGGCTTCCTGCAAAAGGTTACACAACAGCAGGTCTCCAAAATGGATTccaatgcataaaataattaatactgACCTAAAAGTTATTATATTCACAATTTTCTACCTTGGAAGGATTAGTGATCACAGCTCTCTTAGCAGTGAATCATTGCTTACAGTGTTTCATATATTTCTTCCCATTTCAGGTAGGACTTGAGTATTGAAATATGCTATCTTAGAAGCTATACAATATTCAGATTTCTAATTCATTGTAAATGAGTAGAGGTGTCAACTCCTAACCCAGCACAGCCCAGAAAGTTTCCAGCCCCCTGCAAGTAACACCTCAGACCTGGGAGGACTAATTTAACAAAGGCAGTAATTAGCTTAATTAGGTGCATGTGTCCGGTGGCTGGGGAGGATCGAAGAACAACAATTACACCCTTAAATTCATAACTTTGAAAATAGCAACAAAGCACATTCTGGTTATATTCACTCTCAGGACCAGCAGCATTATTTGTCCTAAATATTTCAGTACTGCAGACATTACAAAGCTCTGTAAACCCTGACCGgacagcctgtctctgtgtgtatcaAAGGACACTGATCTGAGGTATGCAAGTGAGGGCAGTGCTGTTGACCCACTCGACAGAAGAACCAAAACAAACTCTGTGTGACCTTTACTCAACGACCTATGATTGCTACTCTTCAAACAGCGAAGCGTAATCATGTCAGCAAGTTTCACTCACTCTATGATCTTCTATGTCCTCTGTGTCTATATTTTGTCCTGAGTGTGTATACAGAAAAGTGAACCTAAATAAGTACTTACTTGTACACACAGCGGACATACTCCGAATCGTAGTTACTCTGCGCATAAATTTTCTTGCCCATTGCGGTCTCTAGAAACAATATATGAAGACagaattaaaacacaaaaaaatactaaatgCCTTTGCTTTTATAGCTGTATATAGCACAGTGCCCAGTCTAATCtggtcagtgctgtgctgaGAGGGTCTGCAAAACACAGATTGGAAATAGAGGCTTGCTATAATGTACTCAATTCGATCCATCCATTTCAAATGACAGCAAGGTGGTGTAATGATGCACTCGTAACGCGCCCTTGTAATGAGGAAGATGGCCGGGAGGGGAGAAACCGACCACAAATGATGTCCAGCGCGCAGAGGGTGATGTGGTTGAAGCAGTTGAAGGTCCCTTTGCCCGCctgcttctccagcttctcGATGAGCACCTCCGCCTGCTCGTTCATCACCTCCAGGAACTCGGTCAGGATGGAGAAGTGGAAGGTGGGGGTCAGCATCTTTCTGCGCCTCCGCCACTTGTCCCCCGTGCTGCGGCAGacgggaggagagagaggaggcgcGCTGACGTGAGCGGACTGCTTCAAAGCGGAGCAGCGGTGTAGCACAGcagctaaggagcagggcttgtaaccagaaggttgtcggtttgattccctgctggggcactgctgttgcacccttgggcaaggtactttagcccagaattgcttcagtaaatatccagccacaTAGATGgacaacatgtgaaaactgtaacctatgtaagtcactcacacagataaaattgcctgctaaatgccaataatgtaatgtaaatggagaCTGTGACTTGGACAAGGAGACTGATTTCCCCTCATTGACTTTTAACTGCTCAGATGATCTCAAGTGGAGCTACCCATGTACCTTCAGGGGACAGTGGGAAGCAGTGGccaacccaaaggttgcaggcTCACATcccagctgggacactgctgctgtgctcttgaGCAAAGCAGGTAACCTGgatttttcatgcaaaatgcaatataatgcaaAGGAAATGTCTTCCCAAATGTTTCCCTATGAAACCCTATGTCAgctcagaaaatgttttttgtccGCATAAGATGTCCATGCGGCTCACCTGGTCAGAAGCCCGGTGCCCAGCCAAGGGTGCAGGAATTTGTATGCGTAAGCTTTATCCATGTGTTTGGGGTTGTTCAGCACCATCTGGGGAAGGACACGTCCACacatgagccaatcagagagaagCATCCATACCGGCACATAACACCCAGTAGCACCCTTAATCCCgaatccccaccccccagatTTTAATGGTCTTTTAGAGAGCCAcagagcacatttcagaaagcCTGACTTTTTCGTTACGCAAtattaattgttgtttttttttttttttttgcagtgaccTCACAGCTGATGCTGTTAAGAGTTTGAGTGATGGGACACAGGTCAAATGTAATCTAAATGTGCTGCAtatcaaagctgagaacagagcaCAACCCGGCAGGGTAGAATAAGGCCATTACCCTAGGCAATGAATGTTTTCCCTCAGACTCAGAAAAGAGCTATTTAAGCATGTATTTGACAGCACTGGGGTCAGATAGGCTGCTGATAACAGTTATCTCGAACTTGGAACTGTTTTTCCTATCCAGCAAAAACATGGAGTGAGTGAGAATGAGGTGTTTTCTCTTCAAGGTCTTTATAAACCTGAGAGCAATTTGTATCAGTTCCTGAAGCTACACACTGCATTGAGTACTGATGAAAAGTCATCGTGCTGTGAATTTGTAGTTTATATTCCTCATTATGATTCATTGAAAtcaatgaatgcattcattaaaataacattgaatACTGAAATTTATATtatagaataataataaaaaaatctgttattttcattcttCAGTTATTCGTTATATGTAAAACATTccaacatttcttttttctcaagAAATGATGGTGTGGCATATGAAATGTGCAATTAGGAAAGAGGCTACAGTCTAAAGTAAATACAGCACACAATTTAAACACAATGGACTTACTACTTACAGAGTAttcaaaaatgccaaaaaaacaacactgaatgTGACTCTGGTTGACCTTTGGCCTTGCTTACCTCGATGGTTTCAGCGTGAAACAAGATGAGAAAAGGGACAGGTCCGATCCAGACCTTCATCAGCGGCACGTTCCGGAACTGGTTTGTATATTCCACCAGCTGGCAGAAGAAATCTGCAAGTAACGCAGCAGAAACATTCGCAAAACGTAAGGCAGCTGGGCCCTTACGTACTTTTCAGGTAAAAATTTGCGAGGAGGGGTAAGCACTGCCCTGCGGGGGATTACCAGCCACAGTGTATGAATCTGACAAACACTGCATCAACACTGAATAATCATACCATCTGTTACCTGTCAGGGCCGATGCCGATCCATGTCATCACCATTTCATAAAGCATAACTTTACAACAGCCGTCGAGAGAACAGCTAAAACGAATAACTGGCGTCTCACCTCCTGCATTAGCCTTGAACTGAAGAGCATTGCCTATCAGGGGGTAAGTGCCTTCCAGCCCAGGAATCGCCTTCATTTCCTTCCATTTGTGAATATAGCGGCTCAACAGATGGTAAGTCATGTAAGTCAGAATTGCTATGAATATGGCCACAGCAATGGAGCCCAAGGTGTAGACGCCCAGAGCGATCGCCATCCTCACACCACGGCAGGGAGTGTAGACTGACCGCGGCTGCGGCCGCTCGTGGCTTTTACCTTACCTTTCCCCGAGACCTTCAGACTGACTCGTGCCCCACTCCCCTCTCTTCACCTGAGCAGGCCACTGCATAGGCAAACATTAGCTAATGCTTGGATGTGGAATTTAGAGGCAATGAGAGCAAGTTATGTGTGGGGTTAtcaaaaagataaaatgaaatagAACGCTATAGTATAataacaagtgtgtgtgtataggtgtgtgtgtgtcccttaTTCCATATTATagttgtatatatatatatatataatcaaaaAAATCAGGCCATGGAAAAGATTTGACTCGTCTGATACTGCTGCTTAATCTTGAATGGACCACAATATTTCAGTGGTACCATGCCAGTCTGGGCATAGGCAAGAAACCTGTGCCAATTATGGAATTTAACGGACagtaaataatgaaagaaataaaggCCGTGTGTGTACCTGCAAATTTCTCCTCCCCCCAACAAAGAGTATGACCATGCCATGAGCATGATTACCAAACTGTTCTGCAAAGAAAAATAGAATAAGGCGATGCCTTAAAGTATGTAATGTCTATCCATGACATTTCAATGATATCAATAATTTCCATTAATAATACCTAACAGTGGCTTTAAATTGGGCTTTTTCGTAGGTAGCAAGTACTTTACACAAGATCTACTCAACCAGATTCCTGTGGGGTTTCCACAGGGCTCTACCTCTCCTACTGCTGGGCAGAGTTTGCAACTCACCTTCTCTGTGCGTTACGCTAAACGGAATCATCACTAGCGATCAGAATAAATAAAGGCTAA from Megalops cyprinoides isolate fMegCyp1 chromosome 22, fMegCyp1.pri, whole genome shotgun sequence carries:
- the LOC118769993 gene encoding cytochrome P450 4V2 isoform X1; the encoded protein is MAIALGVYTLGSIAVAIFIAILTYMTYHLLSRYIHKWKEMKAIPGLEGTYPLIGNALQFKANAGDFFCQLVEYTNQFRNVPLMKVWIGPVPFLILFHAETIEMVLNNPKHMDKAYAYKFLHPWLGTGLLTSTGDKWRRRRKMLTPTFHFSILTEFLEVMNEQAEVLIEKLEKQAGKGTFNCFNHITLCALDIICETAMGKKIYAQSNYDSEYVRCVYKMSDIITRRQRMPWYWPDFVYYSLGEGKEHNRSLKVLHSFTESVIYERAEYIAYIESDSESDQGMKKRRAFLDMLLKTTDEDGNKLTHKDIQEEVDTFMFEGHDTTAASMNWAIHLIGSHPEVQRKVQLELQEVFGQSDRPINTEDLKKLRYLECVIKESLRLFPAVPFFARSICEDCHINGFKVPKGANAIIMPYALHRDPRYFPDPEEFRPERFLPENSAGRHAYAFIPFSAGLRNCIGQRFAVMEEKVVLASILRNFNIEATQNREELRPLGELILRPEKGIWIKLEKRMR
- the LOC118769993 gene encoding cytochrome P450 4V2 isoform X2; protein product: MAPEIGELLGGSMVFVLFLTLLAILTHQMLSSYVRKWREMKPIPGISPTYPLLGNALSFKSNGRDFFCQLVEYTNQFRNVPLMKVWIGPVPFLILFHAETIEMVLNNPKHMDKAYAYKFLHPWLGTGLLTSTGDKWRRRRKMLTPTFHFSILTEFLEVMNEQAEVLIEKLEKQAGKGTFNCFNHITLCALDIICETAMGKKIYAQSNYDSEYVRCVYKMSDIITRRQRMPWYWPDFVYYSLGEGKEHNRSLKVLHSFTESVIYERAEYIAYIESDSESDQGMKKRRAFLDMLLKTTDEDGNKLTHKDIQEEVDTFMFEGHDTTAASMNWAIHLIGSHPEVQRKVQLELQEVFGQSDRPINTEDLKKLRYLECVIKESLRLFPAVPFFARSICEDCHINGFKVPKGANAIIMPYALHRDPRYFPDPEEFRPERFLPENSAGRHAYAFIPFSAGLRNCIGQRFAVMEEKVVLASILRNFNIEATQNREELRPLGELILRPEKGIWIKLEKRMR